Proteins encoded by one window of Hippoglossus hippoglossus isolate fHipHip1 chromosome 15, fHipHip1.pri, whole genome shotgun sequence:
- the csgalnact2 gene encoding chondroitin sulfate N-acetylgalactosaminyltransferase 2, with protein sequence MARRGLPLQGRVRWLFLGLFLLLVLLLFAYLLECTPPADVSLALPGLGETYSKEYYQALLQEQEERHLNRAASLKRQIAQLKQELQEMSEKLKLLQDKKELPGVQGLAETKDQEPGDLLEYLHSQIDKAEVNTGARLPSEYALVPFESFTSSKVYQLEMGLTRHPEEKPVRKDRRDELVEVIEAALDIINNPDEEDGVEDDMPMQRQMYTEVHFTEGLYRTERDKGTLYELFFSKEDSSSFRHVTLFRPFGPLMKVRSTSVETSGMIINIIVPLSGRLETFSQFLHNFREVCIQQDRRVHLTVVYFGQGGLQEATSSLEKMSREENFSNYTLIPVDEEFSRGRGLDIGAHAWKKGDVLMFFCDVDIHFTLEFLYTCRLHTAPNKKVFYPVVFSLYNPAIVYGNLELAPPHELQLIHKKDAGFWRDFGFGMTCQYRSDFLNIGGFDLEVKGWGVEDVHLYRKYLRSDLIVIRTPVSGLFHMWHEKQCADELTPEQYRMCIQSKAMNEASHPHLGMLVFREEIEAHLRKQAFKTQSKTQD encoded by the exons ATGGCCAGGCGGGGGTTGCCGCTCCAGGGCCGCGTCCGCTGGCTCTTCCTGGggctcttcctgctgctggtgctgctgctgtttgcataCCTGCTGGAGTGCACCCCTCCAGCAGACGTCAGCCTGGCACTGCCTGGCCTAGGAGAGACCTACAGCAAGGAGTATTACCAGGCCCtactgcaggagcaggaggagcgcCACTTAAACCGCGCCGCCAGCCTCAAGCGCCAGATCGCCCAACTcaagcaggagctgcaggaaatgAGCGAGAAGCTGAAGCTCCTGCAGGACAAGAAGGAGCTCCCTGGGGTGCAGGGCCTGGCAGAGACTAAGGACCAAGAGCCAGGAGATCTGCTGGAGTACCTGCACTCTCAGATCGACAAGGCCGAGGTCAACACGGGGGCACGCCTGCCCAGCGAGTACGCCCTGGTGCCCTTTGAGAGTTTCACCTCGTCCAAGGTGTATCAGCTGGAGATGGGGCTGACGCGACACCCGGAGGAGAAACCTGTACGCAAAGACCGCCGGGACGAGCTGGTGGAGGTCATTGAGGCCGCACTGGACATCATCAACAACCCTGACGAGGAGGACGGCGTGGAGGACGACATGCCGATGCAGAGACAAATGTACACAGAGGTTCACTTTACTGAGG GACTGTACAGGACAGAGCGAGACAAAGGGACGCTTTACGAGCTCTTCTTCTCCAAAGAGGATTCCAGCAGTTTCCGTCACGTCACGCTCTTCAGGCCTTTTGGTCCTTTAATGAAAGTCAGGAGCACATCTGTAGAAACATCAGGAATGATAATTAACATCATTGTGCCACTGTCGGGCAGATTAGAAACCTTCTCTCAGTTCTTGCACAACTTCAG GGAGGTGTGCATACAGCAGGACAGACGAGTACATCTCACTGTGGTGTATTTTGGGCAGGGTGGTCTTCAGGAGGCAACGTCGTCTTTGGAAAAAATGTCAAG GGAGGAGAACTTCTCCAATTACACTCTGATCCCCGTGGACGAGGAGTTTTCACGAGGTCGGGGTCTGGACATCGGAGCCCACGCCTGGAAGAAAGGCGACgtcttgatgtttttttgtgacGTGGACATCCATTTCACACTGGAGTTCCTGTACACCTGTCGTCTCCACACTGCTCCGA ACAAGAAAGTCTTTTATCCAGTGGTGTTCAGTCTGTACAACCCTGCCATAGTCTATGGAAATTTGGAGCTGGCTCCACCTCATGAACTCCAACTG ATTCACAAAAAGGATGCTGGATTCTGGAGAGACTTTGGGTTTGGAATGACGTGTCAGTATCGCTCAGATTTCCTAAATATTG GAGGGTTTGATCTGGAGGTGAAAGGCTGGGGTGTGGAAGACGTCCATTTGTACAGGAAGTATCTCCGGAGCGACCTGATAGTGATCCGAACGCCGGTGTCCGGCCTCTTCCACATGTGGCACGAGAAGCAGTGTGCGGACGAGCTGACGCCCGAGCAGTACCGCATGTGCATCCAGTCCAAAGCCATGAACGAGGCCTCCCACCCCCACCTCGGCATGCTGGTTTTCCGTGAGGAGATCGAGGCTCATCTTCGCAAGCAGGCCTTCAAGACGCAGAGCAAAACGCAGGACTGA